One window of Papaver somniferum cultivar HN1 chromosome 9, ASM357369v1, whole genome shotgun sequence genomic DNA carries:
- the LOC113308627 gene encoding reticulon-like protein B16 isoform X1, with protein sequence MDSLQDPCNLESSGDARRDRILDPGTCSSSSNTGYRLFDRQRTIHQIIGGGKAADVILWKQQHVSCGIIIVATVAWLLFEYSGLSFLSICSDVFLILIVYQFLRANYAAFVNKQVRPLPELELSEELVNSAAASFRVKINHMLLMAHDITLGKDFRLFFKVVACLWLLSVVGGLFSFFTLAYIGTIVSITIPALYSRYDEHVDRYAGFLHQKFSKHYRTVDENVISRLPRSLSKDKDT encoded by the exons ATGGATAGTTTACAAGATCCTTGTAATCTTGAATCTAGTGGAGATGCAAGGAGAGACAGAATACTTGATCCTGGTACTTGTTCATCTAGTTCTAACACTGGGTACCGGTTATTTGATCGCCAACGAACAATTCACCAAATAATTGGTGGAGGTAAAG CTGCTGATGTTATCTTGTGGAAACAACAGCATGTTTCATGTGGCATCATAATTGTAGCTACGGTTGCATGGCTTCTGTTTGAGTACTCAGGATTGTCATTCTTATCAATTTGCTCAGATGTTTTTCTTATCTTAATAGTGTATCAGTTTCTTCGAGCAAACTATGCTGCTTTTGTAAACAA ACAAGTTCGACCATTGCCTGAATTGGAGTTGTCAGAGGAGTTGGTTAACAGTGCAGCAGCTTCTTTTCGTGTTAAAATCAATCACATGCTTCTCATGGCACATGATATTACTCTTGGAAAGGACTTCAGACTATTTTTTAAG gTGGTGGCTTGTCTTTGGCTTTTGTCTGTCGTTGGTGGCCTCTTCTCATTCTTCACACTCGCGTATATTG GAACCATTGTTTCAATTACGATTCCAGCCCTGTACAGTAGATATGACGAACATGTGGATAGATATGCTGGGTttctccatcagaaattctcgaaGCATTATAGAACAGTGGATGAAAATGTTATCAGCAGACTTCCTAGGAGCTTGTCTAAAGATAAAGATACATAA
- the LOC113308627 gene encoding reticulon-like protein B16 isoform X2, producing MDSLQDPCNLESSGDARRDRILDPGTCSSSSNTGYRLFDRQRTIHQIIGGGKVYQFLRANYAAFVNKQVRPLPELELSEELVNSAAASFRVKINHMLLMAHDITLGKDFRLFFKVVACLWLLSVVGGLFSFFTLAYIGTIVSITIPALYSRYDEHVDRYAGFLHQKFSKHYRTVDENVISRLPRSLSKDKDT from the exons ATGGATAGTTTACAAGATCCTTGTAATCTTGAATCTAGTGGAGATGCAAGGAGAGACAGAATACTTGATCCTGGTACTTGTTCATCTAGTTCTAACACTGGGTACCGGTTATTTGATCGCCAACGAACAATTCACCAAATAATTGGTGGAGGTAAAG TGTATCAGTTTCTTCGAGCAAACTATGCTGCTTTTGTAAACAA ACAAGTTCGACCATTGCCTGAATTGGAGTTGTCAGAGGAGTTGGTTAACAGTGCAGCAGCTTCTTTTCGTGTTAAAATCAATCACATGCTTCTCATGGCACATGATATTACTCTTGGAAAGGACTTCAGACTATTTTTTAAG gTGGTGGCTTGTCTTTGGCTTTTGTCTGTCGTTGGTGGCCTCTTCTCATTCTTCACACTCGCGTATATTG GAACCATTGTTTCAATTACGATTCCAGCCCTGTACAGTAGATATGACGAACATGTGGATAGATATGCTGGGTttctccatcagaaattctcgaaGCATTATAGAACAGTGGATGAAAATGTTATCAGCAGACTTCCTAGGAGCTTGTCTAAAGATAAAGATACATAA